A window of the Bdellovibrio sp. ZAP7 genome harbors these coding sequences:
- a CDS encoding MFS transporter, with translation MLINVTPLRKYRDFRLLFFGQMVSLLGSMVTYVAIPYEVYELTKDNWLVGMLGLVQLLPVLIFGILGGTYADRMDRRKLLLTSEIIMTLIILAQALNACRENPSVPLIFVLVAIFQSVLGFHRPAMEATTQKIVAPEDYPAIGALGSFRWATGAIVGPALGGVLIAKFGVKGAYFFDVISFAAAFIALWMMSRMPAPEKRDVSPLEDAKAGLKYALSKPELVGTYVIDIVAMVFAFPVALFPAMSENWGGATAAGALFSAMAVGSLIMTLFSGWTGKIQHHGRAVVIAATLWAVFIVGVGFAQNLWVAVLFLGLAGAADMMSGLFRGIIWNQTVPNDLRGRLSGIEMISYMSGPLLGNARAGWVAAKYSVPVSIASGGLICAVMVVLTGFMLPQFWRYKSQGKDEQKLIPAEGLTQGS, from the coding sequence ATGCTTATTAATGTGACTCCTCTTCGCAAGTATCGTGATTTCCGTCTTTTATTTTTTGGACAAATGGTTTCTCTCTTAGGAAGTATGGTGACCTATGTTGCTATTCCTTATGAGGTCTATGAACTGACCAAGGATAACTGGTTGGTAGGGATGTTGGGGCTTGTGCAACTTCTTCCGGTTTTGATTTTCGGTATTTTGGGTGGCACCTATGCAGATCGCATGGATCGCCGTAAGCTTCTTTTGACTTCCGAAATTATCATGACCTTGATTATTTTAGCGCAGGCTTTGAATGCCTGTCGGGAAAATCCTTCCGTTCCTTTGATCTTTGTATTGGTGGCGATTTTTCAATCAGTTTTGGGTTTCCATCGCCCCGCTATGGAAGCGACGACTCAAAAAATCGTCGCTCCAGAAGACTATCCAGCGATTGGCGCCTTGGGGAGCTTTCGTTGGGCTACGGGCGCGATCGTCGGCCCCGCTTTAGGTGGCGTGCTGATTGCAAAATTTGGTGTGAAGGGCGCTTACTTCTTTGACGTGATAAGTTTTGCCGCAGCCTTTATCGCATTGTGGATGATGAGTCGTATGCCAGCTCCCGAAAAAAGAGATGTTTCTCCCTTGGAAGACGCGAAGGCAGGGCTTAAGTATGCGCTGTCTAAACCTGAGCTTGTCGGAACTTACGTGATCGATATCGTCGCGATGGTTTTCGCATTCCCCGTCGCACTATTTCCTGCGATGTCCGAAAATTGGGGAGGCGCGACGGCTGCTGGAGCCTTATTTTCGGCAATGGCCGTGGGTTCTTTGATTATGACTTTGTTCAGTGGTTGGACCGGAAAAATTCAACATCATGGACGAGCGGTGGTAATTGCTGCCACTTTGTGGGCTGTGTTCATTGTCGGTGTGGGATTTGCGCAAAACCTTTGGGTCGCGGTTTTATTTTTAGGTTTGGCGGGTGCCGCTGATATGATGAGTGGTTTGTTCCGTGGAATTATTTGGAACCAAACTGTGCCCAATGATTTGCGCGGACGCTTGTCAGGGATTGAAATGATCTCTTACATGTCGGGTCCACTCCTTGGAAATGCCCGCGCCGGATGGGTTGCTGCGAAATATTCCGTGCCGGTAAGTATTGCCAGTGGTGGTTTAATTTGTGCAGTTATGGTTGTTCTGACGGGGTTTATGCTCCCCCAGTTTTGGCGCTATAAGAGTCAAGGCAAAGATGAGCAAAAACTTATCCCTGCAGAGGGGTTAACGCAAGGCTCCTAA
- the asnS gene encoding asparagine--tRNA ligase encodes MQTTLVKSLFRETEKFLDKEIHMSGWVRKIRDQKNFGFIELNDGSFFKGVQVVFDEKLANFEELAKLSIASSIMVTGKVVKSQGAGQTFEVLASKVEVIQKASAEYPLQNKRHSFEYLREIAHLRPRGNTFSAVFRVRSVLAYAIHKFFQEQNFVYVNTPIITGSDAEGAGEMFRVTTLKLENPPKTADGKIDATKDFFGKETNLTVSGQLNGETFCAAFRNIYTFGPTFRAENSNTSRHAAEFWMIEPEIAFADLTANMELAEDMIKYVIRYVMEQCPEEMEFFSQFIEKGLFDKLNNVLNNKFARVTYTEAIDILQKCGKKFEYPVEWGIDMQSEHERFLAEEHFKRPVFVTDYPKDIKAFYMKLNADGKTVRAMDLLAPGIGEIIGGSQREDSLEILESRMTGHGLKLEDYSFYTDLRKYGSFPHAGYGLGFERMLMYVTGMTNIRDVIPFPRTPNNALF; translated from the coding sequence ATGCAAACAACTCTGGTTAAGTCGCTTTTTAGAGAAACAGAAAAATTCTTGGACAAAGAAATCCATATGTCGGGTTGGGTTCGTAAGATTCGTGACCAAAAGAATTTCGGTTTTATCGAGTTGAATGATGGCTCTTTCTTTAAAGGCGTTCAGGTTGTTTTTGACGAGAAGCTTGCAAACTTTGAAGAGTTGGCAAAACTTTCTATTGCAAGCTCCATCATGGTGACTGGTAAAGTTGTGAAGTCTCAAGGTGCGGGACAAACTTTTGAAGTTTTGGCTTCCAAAGTCGAAGTGATTCAAAAAGCCTCTGCTGAATATCCTCTACAAAATAAACGTCACAGCTTTGAGTATCTGCGCGAGATAGCTCACTTGCGTCCACGTGGTAACACGTTCTCTGCAGTCTTCCGTGTACGTTCGGTGCTGGCTTACGCCATTCATAAGTTCTTCCAAGAGCAAAATTTTGTTTACGTGAATACGCCCATCATCACCGGATCTGATGCTGAGGGTGCAGGCGAAATGTTCCGTGTAACAACTTTGAAGTTGGAAAATCCTCCTAAAACTGCTGACGGTAAAATCGATGCTACCAAAGATTTCTTTGGTAAAGAAACGAACCTGACCGTTTCTGGTCAATTGAACGGTGAAACATTCTGTGCAGCTTTCCGTAATATTTATACTTTCGGTCCTACCTTCCGTGCCGAGAACTCAAATACGTCTCGTCATGCGGCGGAGTTCTGGATGATTGAGCCTGAGATCGCATTTGCTGATTTGACAGCAAATATGGAATTGGCTGAGGACATGATTAAATATGTGATCCGCTACGTGATGGAGCAATGCCCAGAGGAAATGGAGTTCTTCAGTCAGTTTATCGAAAAAGGTTTGTTCGATAAATTGAACAACGTTTTGAATAACAAATTTGCCCGTGTCACTTATACGGAGGCTATTGATATTCTTCAAAAATGTGGGAAAAAATTTGAATACCCAGTTGAGTGGGGTATCGACATGCAATCTGAACACGAAAGATTCTTGGCCGAAGAACATTTCAAACGCCCGGTGTTCGTGACGGATTATCCGAAAGACATCAAAGCGTTTTATATGAAGTTGAATGCCGATGGAAAAACGGTCCGTGCGATGGATTTGCTAGCGCCTGGTATCGGTGAAATCATCGGCGGTTCTCAGCGTGAAGACAGTCTTGAGATCTTGGAAAGTCGTATGACAGGTCATGGATTGAAATTGGAAGATTATTCTTTCTATACAGATCTTCGTAAGTACGGCAGCTTCCCGCATGCGGGTTATGGCTTGGGCTTTGAGCGTATGTTGATGTACGTGACAGGTATGACGAATATCCGTGACGTGATTCCATTCCCACGCACTCCGAACAACGCACTTTTCTAG
- the ttcA gene encoding tRNA 2-thiocytidine(32) synthetase TtcA, whose protein sequence is MSQVNFEHPLAIKIRKQIVQALNDFNMIEDGDKLMVCVSGGKDSSILLALLTEIQKRSERRFEIEAAILDQKQPGFDATKFKVWIESLGVKLHVIEKDTYSIVKEKSQGATYCSLCSRLRRGILYDYAHNLGFTKMALGHHRDDIVHTALLNMLYAGQTAAMPPKLRSDDGRNILLRPLAYVSERDIESLAADWAFPVIPCNLCGSQDGLKRNRVKKLVRDLEKEIPNIYSTIQNSLGNVKPSQMLDQALWDFKGLKPSPSSLQAAQKSSEPKL, encoded by the coding sequence ATGTCACAAGTCAACTTTGAGCACCCGCTCGCCATTAAAATCCGCAAGCAAATCGTTCAGGCATTGAACGATTTCAATATGATCGAGGACGGCGACAAACTGATGGTTTGCGTCTCCGGCGGTAAGGATTCTAGCATCCTTTTGGCTCTTTTGACCGAAATCCAAAAACGATCTGAGCGTCGTTTTGAAATTGAAGCCGCAATCTTGGATCAAAAACAGCCTGGCTTTGATGCGACAAAATTCAAAGTCTGGATTGAGTCATTGGGCGTAAAACTTCACGTGATCGAAAAAGACACTTACTCGATCGTAAAAGAAAAATCACAGGGGGCGACTTACTGTTCTTTGTGCTCTCGCCTTCGTCGCGGAATTTTGTATGATTACGCTCACAATCTGGGCTTCACGAAAATGGCTTTGGGTCATCACCGTGATGACATCGTTCACACCGCACTTTTAAATATGCTTTATGCGGGCCAAACTGCAGCGATGCCACCCAAACTTCGCTCCGATGACGGGCGCAATATTTTGCTTCGTCCCTTGGCGTATGTTTCTGAGCGCGACATCGAGTCTTTGGCAGCAGACTGGGCTTTCCCGGTTATTCCATGTAATTTGTGTGGATCTCAGGATGGCTTGAAACGCAACCGTGTGAAAAAATTGGTGCGCGATCTGGAAAAAGAAATTCCCAATATTTATTCTACGATTCAAAACTCATTGGGGAATGTGAAGCCCAGCCAAATGCTTGACCAGGCATTATGGGATTTTAAAGGCCTTAAGCCATCCCCTTCTTCACTGCAGGCCGCTCAGAAATCTTCTGAACCCAAGCTTTAA
- a CDS encoding glutathione S-transferase family protein yields MIDFYTAQTPNGRKVWIMLEELGIPYKLHEIDLKKGEQKTPEFLAMNPNGRIPVIVDNSAIDSVTVFESAAILYYLASKYEGRFFGYGLDERTHVMEWMMFQMSAVGPNFGNLNYGLHSMEPKNPAFIKRFEKESTRIVGVLETQLGKNDYLAGGNYTIADICTYPWVAGMMDRQPQIFAQAPKLKAWVQKISERPAVKKGMA; encoded by the coding sequence ATGATTGATTTTTACACAGCTCAAACACCCAATGGTCGCAAAGTTTGGATTATGCTGGAGGAGCTGGGTATTCCTTATAAGCTTCACGAAATCGATCTTAAAAAAGGCGAGCAAAAAACTCCCGAGTTTCTAGCGATGAATCCAAATGGCCGTATTCCCGTGATAGTGGATAATTCAGCGATTGATTCAGTGACGGTTTTTGAGAGTGCCGCGATTTTATATTACCTGGCTTCAAAGTACGAAGGTCGTTTCTTTGGTTATGGTTTGGATGAGCGCACACATGTGATGGAATGGATGATGTTTCAGATGTCAGCGGTGGGACCTAATTTTGGAAATTTGAATTATGGACTTCACTCAATGGAGCCGAAAAATCCTGCCTTCATCAAGCGCTTTGAAAAAGAAAGCACTCGCATTGTGGGTGTTTTAGAGACTCAATTGGGAAAAAATGATTATCTGGCCGGGGGCAATTACACGATCGCTGATATTTGCACATACCCGTGGGTGGCTGGAATGATGGACAGACAGCCTCAGATTTTTGCCCAAGCTCCGAAACTTAAAGCTTGGGTTCAGAAGATTTCTGAGCGGCCTGCAGTGAAGAAGGGGATGGCTTAA
- a CDS encoding substrate-binding domain-containing protein, producing the protein MKSSFALCLTILVSSLFSSVTYAKDWKVAVLYWSMKIEGQVAMRKGLEEQVQLFNKENKGKNSIVLVPFVAGEGRKGIENQAAQMQQALKDKPDLIVIQPTDNSTLASSLQEANALKIPVIAYDQYIVNGELTAFITSANYKAGQDNGEFITAQFKSGQQIRIAVFEYPAVSSTTERVDGFFDSLRAQNAKFKVVGVYQAVDPESGKKAVKKFLKDFPDKNSVDVVFTVNDGGGLEIVKELNAKKRTEIKHVTFDGDPESVENIRAGRLTVIDSAQFCGELGRETARTTIKVLTGKSVERKIRVPTFPITKKTLSEYPGWMGVPKPELSKKADRPRAGLVPHEELDRNQKRIIRIGTTPLCPYICEKSPGVWTGYLFEILGEVSRDLGVELRLENVATNRLKQGLESRKLDYIIAPEYVVRYMDDILVVGPQLGVNYTGALLQKDKKAPHIIDSKSLENQRILYSDFGLQDGRIEAEFTGHKINKLSGSDVVERMFRIVAQKRMDVALGDYNVLRYYQVRDKGQFTLYPTSITGFSFLVLVGLKKNPQVQLLGDGLTDWFNQARKSSHLQEVLGRYNLTDWNILTRD; encoded by the coding sequence GTGAAATCATCATTCGCGCTTTGTCTTACTATTCTCGTTTCGTCTTTATTTTCCTCGGTCACTTACGCCAAAGACTGGAAGGTTGCCGTTCTTTATTGGAGTATGAAGATCGAAGGCCAAGTTGCTATGCGCAAAGGTCTTGAAGAGCAGGTGCAACTTTTCAATAAAGAAAATAAAGGCAAAAACTCTATCGTCCTGGTTCCATTTGTTGCCGGAGAAGGCCGTAAGGGAATTGAAAATCAAGCCGCGCAAATGCAGCAGGCTTTGAAGGATAAACCTGATCTTATCGTGATCCAACCGACGGATAACTCGACACTCGCTTCTTCACTGCAAGAGGCGAATGCATTGAAAATTCCTGTGATCGCCTATGACCAATACATCGTGAATGGGGAGCTGACAGCTTTCATTACGAGTGCGAATTATAAAGCGGGACAAGATAACGGCGAATTCATCACAGCCCAGTTTAAGTCAGGTCAACAAATCCGTATCGCTGTGTTTGAGTATCCGGCGGTGTCTTCGACGACGGAGCGTGTGGACGGTTTCTTTGACTCCCTTCGTGCACAAAATGCAAAATTCAAAGTAGTGGGTGTCTACCAGGCGGTGGATCCTGAATCTGGCAAAAAGGCTGTTAAGAAATTCCTAAAAGACTTTCCTGATAAAAACAGCGTCGATGTTGTTTTCACTGTGAACGATGGCGGTGGTCTTGAAATCGTTAAAGAACTGAATGCCAAGAAGCGCACCGAAATCAAACATGTGACTTTCGATGGCGATCCTGAATCTGTTGAAAATATTCGTGCGGGTCGCCTGACAGTTATTGATTCCGCGCAGTTCTGTGGAGAATTGGGTCGTGAGACAGCAAGGACCACGATAAAAGTTCTAACAGGCAAATCCGTTGAACGTAAAATCCGTGTGCCCACTTTTCCAATCACGAAAAAGACATTAAGTGAATATCCAGGTTGGATGGGGGTGCCGAAGCCTGAATTGAGCAAAAAAGCTGACCGTCCTCGCGCGGGCCTCGTTCCTCATGAAGAGCTCGATCGCAATCAAAAACGTATCATTCGAATCGGTACAACGCCACTTTGTCCATATATCTGTGAAAAAAGCCCCGGTGTGTGGACTGGTTACTTGTTTGAGATTCTGGGGGAAGTTTCCAGGGACCTTGGCGTGGAATTACGCCTTGAGAACGTGGCAACGAACCGCTTAAAGCAAGGTTTGGAGTCGCGAAAGCTAGATTATATCATCGCTCCAGAGTACGTGGTGCGCTATATGGATGACATCTTGGTGGTGGGGCCTCAGTTGGGTGTGAACTATACCGGTGCCTTGCTGCAAAAAGATAAAAAAGCTCCCCATATCATCGATAGTAAGTCCTTGGAAAACCAGCGCATCTTGTATTCTGATTTTGGCTTGCAGGACGGGCGTATTGAGGCGGAATTCACGGGTCATAAGATCAATAAGCTTTCAGGTTCTGATGTTGTGGAGCGCATGTTCCGCATCGTGGCGCAAAAGCGAATGGATGTGGCATTGGGGGATTACAACGTTCTTCGCTACTATCAGGTTCGTGATAAAGGCCAATTTACCCTGTATCCGACTTCCATCACTGGATTTAGTTTCCTGGTGCTGGTGGGGCTTAAGAAAAACCCTCAAGTACAATTATTGGGCGATGGATTGACGGATTGGTTCAATCAGGCTCGGAAAAGTTCTCACCTTCAGGAAGTCCTGGGTCGCTATAATCTGACCGACTGGAACATCCTGACTCGCGATTAA
- a CDS encoding TMEM175 family protein, with the protein MKKGRLEAFSDGVLAIIITIMVLELKVPHGDHLEDLLPLWPVLFSYVLSFIYVGIYWNNHHHLMHSIEEIDGRSMWANLHLLFWLSLIPVTTAWMGENHFGAWPVFMYGLVLLASAIAYYLLVQALTCGAHKNEHLRQVIGKDIKGKISPVLYLAGMGLAFVNVWLACAMYVIVAAMWVIPDTRIEKNPTKQK; encoded by the coding sequence GTGAAAAAAGGACGATTGGAAGCGTTCAGTGACGGCGTATTAGCGATTATTATCACCATCATGGTCCTGGAGCTAAAAGTTCCCCATGGAGATCACCTGGAAGATCTATTGCCTTTGTGGCCAGTCCTTTTCTCTTACGTCCTGAGTTTTATATACGTAGGGATTTACTGGAATAATCATCACCATCTTATGCATTCTATTGAGGAAATCGATGGCCGATCCATGTGGGCCAATCTTCACCTGTTGTTCTGGCTATCACTGATTCCGGTAACAACGGCCTGGATGGGTGAAAATCATTTCGGAGCGTGGCCCGTATTCATGTATGGATTGGTCTTATTGGCATCAGCGATTGCCTATTATCTTTTAGTCCAAGCTCTGACCTGTGGAGCCCATAAAAACGAGCATCTGCGGCAGGTCATTGGCAAGGATATAAAAGGCAAGATCTCCCCTGTTTTGTATCTTGCAGGAATGGGTTTGGCTTTTGTGAATGTGTGGCTTGCTTGCGCGATGTATGTGATTGTCGCGGCGATGTGGGTGATACCAGACACAAGAATCGAAAAAAACCCGACAAAACAGAAATAA
- the dnaE gene encoding DNA polymerase III subunit alpha — protein MSFVHLHVHSEYSLLEAACRVKAIAKKAAAMNMPAAALTDNGNMFGAVEFYFACKDNNVKPLLGLDAYLAPGSRLEKKQDRDQVAQGPRRLVFLAQNTKGYQNLCKLSTIGYQEGFYWKPRIDYEVIKEYNSDLICLTGGLRGEVAEAFMKEGADAALAKIRQLKEIFDDRLYLEMCRTGVPEWDQINPFLLEASKITGVPVVASNDVHYMTQDDQIAQEVLICIGTNKTLSDESRFRLGTDEFYFKKPEQMVELFSDIPEAISNTLQIAERCDVKFKLKDDAGKPIYHLPTFPTEDGVTLKEDIARRSKEGLLLRFEEAAERGEPVPEEKKPEYYARLDYELGIIDRMGFNGYFLIVQDFIGWAKDNDIPVGPGRGSGAGSLVAYVLKITDLDPLPNFLLFERFLNPERISMPDFDIDFCQDRRQEVIRYVTQKYGQASVSQIITYGKLQTRAALKDVGRVLGMLFAEVDQVTKLIPDKLGISLKESLEMEPRLTEMMEMNPTVATLIDLAQRVEGMVRNAGIHAAGVIIGDGQLVKHAPLYKGADGEQVVQYDMKHAEKIGLIKFDFLGLKTLTHINMALKLIKKNRGKTITSRMIPMTDTATFEMMSRGDTAGVFQFEGEGITDATRKIRPSSFADITAITSLYRPGPMANIPDFTDRKHGKAPVEYLLEDTKEVLSETYGIMVYQEQVMGIASRIAGYSLGEADMLRRAMGKKIKEEMDQHRERFMKGAIERGHNKERSSDLFDLMYKFADYGFNKSHAAAYSVVTLQTAWLKCHYPVEFFAALLSTELSDTEKIVKYSKDAAKRGITVKSPHVNFSEYFFGAHGDEVYFGLGGIKGVGQNAVEAIVEARENMPDKKFNSLDEFFNAIDLRRVNKKVIECLIKAGAFEGFGAHRAQLMAGYQKFLDRAQGLQKDRELGQSSLFDLGPSTETIVKLEDVKPWSRTASLAYEKEVLGFYLSDHPLKGFDTLSEIFTSCKIIDLPAQMPAQGSPEWEAMQAAKKDWKNRDAAKKRVVVAGLITELRELITKKGTRMAFGKVEDLTGAVELVIFPDAFAKNGEMLKDERPMLIGGGLEVEEGNAKIMVDSVSPLEDILKKTKRMVFRLDRIPHEDYGRLKSLMTENPGPTAVSLEIDIPDVSRRVMMDIGEGSGVNVSNEFFEGVHSLFGRTDFIELR, from the coding sequence ATGTCTTTTGTTCATTTACATGTCCATTCTGAGTACTCTCTTTTAGAAGCTGCTTGCCGGGTCAAAGCGATCGCAAAAAAAGCAGCTGCCATGAATATGCCTGCTGCCGCATTGACGGATAACGGGAACATGTTTGGCGCTGTTGAATTTTACTTTGCTTGTAAAGACAACAACGTCAAACCACTGTTGGGATTGGACGCCTATCTTGCTCCAGGATCACGTTTAGAGAAAAAACAAGATCGTGATCAAGTGGCTCAAGGACCTCGTCGTCTGGTGTTCTTGGCTCAAAATACCAAGGGCTATCAAAATCTTTGTAAGCTTTCGACAATTGGTTACCAAGAAGGTTTCTACTGGAAGCCTCGTATCGATTATGAAGTGATCAAAGAATATAATTCTGATTTGATCTGTTTGACGGGTGGACTTCGTGGTGAAGTCGCGGAAGCCTTCATGAAAGAAGGTGCGGACGCAGCTTTGGCGAAAATCCGTCAACTAAAAGAAATCTTTGACGATCGTCTGTATTTGGAAATGTGCCGTACCGGTGTTCCAGAGTGGGATCAAATCAATCCATTCTTGCTAGAGGCTTCAAAAATCACTGGTGTCCCTGTGGTGGCCAGCAATGATGTTCACTATATGACCCAAGACGATCAGATCGCCCAAGAGGTTTTGATCTGTATCGGTACCAATAAAACTTTGAGTGATGAGAGCCGTTTCCGTTTGGGAACGGATGAATTCTATTTTAAAAAACCAGAGCAAATGGTTGAGTTGTTCTCTGATATTCCAGAGGCTATCAGCAATACTTTGCAAATCGCAGAACGTTGCGATGTGAAATTCAAACTTAAGGATGATGCGGGAAAGCCGATTTATCACTTACCAACATTCCCGACAGAAGATGGCGTGACTTTGAAAGAAGATATTGCCCGCCGCTCTAAAGAAGGTTTGTTGCTGCGTTTTGAAGAAGCTGCGGAACGGGGTGAACCTGTACCAGAGGAAAAAAAGCCCGAGTACTACGCGCGCTTGGATTATGAGCTTGGTATTATCGACCGCATGGGATTCAATGGTTACTTCTTGATCGTCCAAGACTTTATCGGTTGGGCGAAAGATAATGACATCCCGGTAGGTCCCGGTCGTGGTTCCGGTGCTGGTTCCCTAGTTGCCTATGTTTTAAAAATTACGGATTTGGATCCACTTCCAAATTTCCTTCTGTTCGAGCGTTTCTTGAATCCCGAACGTATTTCCATGCCCGACTTCGATATCGACTTCTGTCAGGATCGTCGTCAGGAAGTCATCCGTTACGTGACTCAGAAGTACGGACAGGCTTCAGTTTCTCAAATCATCACTTACGGTAAACTTCAAACTCGTGCAGCCCTGAAAGACGTGGGCCGTGTCTTGGGAATGCTTTTCGCGGAAGTGGATCAAGTAACAAAATTGATTCCAGATAAATTGGGTATCAGTCTGAAAGAGTCATTGGAGATGGAGCCTCGTCTGACTGAGATGATGGAGATGAATCCCACGGTAGCGACTTTGATCGACCTTGCCCAACGTGTGGAAGGTATGGTCCGAAACGCGGGTATCCATGCTGCCGGTGTTATCATTGGTGATGGTCAGTTGGTGAAGCATGCGCCTTTATATAAGGGCGCCGATGGCGAGCAAGTCGTTCAATACGATATGAAGCATGCCGAGAAAATCGGATTGATTAAATTCGACTTCTTGGGGCTAAAGACCCTAACTCATATCAACATGGCGTTGAAACTTATCAAAAAGAATCGTGGTAAGACGATCACGTCACGCATGATTCCGATGACTGATACGGCCACTTTTGAAATGATGTCACGTGGTGATACAGCCGGGGTGTTCCAGTTCGAGGGTGAGGGTATCACCGATGCCACTCGTAAAATCCGTCCGTCATCATTTGCTGATATCACTGCGATCACGTCGTTGTACCGTCCGGGTCCGATGGCGAACATTCCTGACTTTACCGATCGTAAACACGGAAAAGCTCCTGTTGAATACTTGCTTGAAGATACCAAAGAGGTTTTGTCAGAGACCTACGGTATCATGGTTTACCAAGAGCAAGTTATGGGTATTGCCTCGAGAATTGCCGGCTACTCTCTGGGTGAAGCCGACATGCTTCGTCGTGCGATGGGTAAGAAAATCAAAGAAGAAATGGATCAGCACCGCGAACGTTTTATGAAGGGTGCGATCGAAAGAGGCCACAACAAAGAACGTTCTTCAGATCTTTTCGATTTGATGTATAAGTTTGCGGACTACGGATTCAATAAATCCCATGCTGCTGCTTATTCTGTTGTTACGTTACAGACGGCCTGGTTGAAGTGCCATTATCCAGTTGAATTCTTTGCAGCACTTCTATCGACCGAGTTATCTGATACAGAAAAAATCGTAAAATACTCCAAGGATGCTGCCAAGCGCGGTATCACGGTGAAATCACCTCACGTGAATTTCTCGGAATACTTCTTTGGTGCCCACGGTGACGAAGTTTACTTCGGTCTGGGTGGTATCAAAGGTGTGGGCCAAAATGCGGTGGAAGCGATTGTCGAAGCTCGAGAAAACATGCCAGACAAAAAGTTCAACTCCCTGGATGAATTTTTTAATGCTATCGATCTTCGCCGTGTGAATAAAAAAGTAATTGAATGTTTGATTAAGGCTGGTGCCTTTGAAGGTTTCGGCGCGCATCGTGCTCAATTAATGGCGGGATATCAGAAATTCCTGGATCGCGCTCAAGGTTTGCAAAAAGACCGCGAGTTGGGACAGTCCTCCCTTTTCGATTTGGGTCCTTCGACGGAAACGATCGTAAAATTGGAAGACGTTAAACCATGGAGTCGTACGGCCTCTTTGGCTTATGAAAAAGAAGTTTTGGGCTTCTATCTAAGTGATCACCCTTTGAAAGGGTTTGATACTTTGTCAGAGATATTTACGTCTTGTAAAATCATCGATTTGCCAGCGCAGATGCCCGCACAAGGCTCTCCGGAATGGGAGGCTATGCAGGCAGCCAAAAAAGATTGGAAGAACCGCGATGCCGCAAAAAAACGTGTGGTGGTTGCCGGACTTATTACCGAGCTTCGCGAGCTTATCACTAAAAAAGGCACGCGTATGGCCTTCGGTAAGGTCGAAGATTTAACCGGAGCGGTGGAGTTGGTGATCTTCCCTGATGCGTTTGCAAAAAATGGCGAGATGCTAAAGGACGAGCGTCCGATGTTGATCGGTGGCGGTCTTGAAGTCGAGGAAGGCAATGCTAAAATCATGGTGGATTCAGTTTCTCCGTTGGAGGATATCCTGAAGAAAACCAAGCGCATGGTCTTTAGGCTGGATCGCATTCCCCACGAGGATTATGGGCGTTTAAAATCATTGATGACAGAGAATCCAGGTCCAACGGCAGTCAGTCTAGAAATTGATATACCCGACGTCAGTCGCCGTGTGATGATGGATATAGGCGAGGGATCCGGCGTCAATGTCAGCAATGAATTCTTTGAAGGGGTGCATTCCCTTTTTGGACGAACGGATTTTATTGAATTGAGGTAA